The following proteins are co-located in the Rhodococcus opacus B4 genome:
- a CDS encoding HAD-IIA family hydrolase, with the protein MTALRENYDALLLDLDGTLYQGPQEIPGAREALAAGMQSCYYVTNNASRSPGDVAEHLTDLGFEAGESTVVTSSQSAARLLAENVAPGSPVLVVGTEALADEVRNVGLRPVRSFEDAPVAVVQGHSPTTDWAILAEATLSIRAGAVWVAANLDSTLPTERGLVLGNGSMVAALRTATSREPLVAGKPAAPLMEDAMRRSGCVRPLVVGDRLDTDIEGANNVGLDSLLVLTGVSTAIDVLRAAPEQRPTYVASELDALNRPADESLVGEDSRWSVEFDGTDLVIEPTADSAEPMDSAALLRAVAVGAWKFPDFARITSTTRAVSAVVSGWGA; encoded by the coding sequence GTGACGGCCCTGCGCGAAAATTACGACGCTCTGCTGCTCGACCTGGACGGCACGCTGTACCAGGGGCCGCAGGAAATACCCGGTGCGCGTGAGGCTTTGGCGGCCGGGATGCAGTCCTGCTACTACGTGACCAACAACGCCAGTCGCAGTCCCGGCGACGTCGCGGAACACCTGACCGACCTCGGCTTCGAAGCCGGCGAGTCGACGGTGGTGACGAGTTCGCAGTCCGCGGCCAGGCTGCTCGCGGAGAACGTCGCACCCGGCTCGCCGGTGCTCGTCGTGGGCACCGAAGCGCTCGCCGACGAGGTCCGAAACGTTGGGCTGCGTCCGGTGCGTTCGTTCGAGGACGCACCCGTCGCTGTCGTCCAGGGACATTCGCCGACCACGGACTGGGCGATCCTCGCCGAGGCGACCCTCTCGATCCGCGCGGGTGCCGTCTGGGTGGCGGCGAACCTGGACTCGACCCTCCCCACCGAGCGGGGCCTCGTCCTCGGCAACGGTTCGATGGTCGCAGCCCTGCGCACAGCGACGTCCCGTGAACCACTCGTGGCGGGTAAGCCGGCCGCGCCGTTGATGGAAGATGCGATGCGCCGCAGCGGCTGTGTGCGGCCCCTCGTCGTCGGCGACAGGCTGGACACCGACATCGAAGGAGCCAACAACGTCGGTCTCGACTCGCTGCTGGTGCTCACCGGCGTGAGCACTGCGATCGACGTCCTGCGTGCCGCCCCGGAGCAGCGCCCCACCTACGTCGCATCCGAATTGGACGCGCTCAACCGGCCCGCCGACGAGTCGCTCGTCGGTGAGGACAGCCGGTGGTCCGTCGAGTTCGACGGCACCGATCTGGTGATCGAACCGACCGCGGATTCGGCCGAGCCGATGGATTCGGCTGCGCTGCTGCGGGCCGTTGCCGTCGGTGCATGGAAATTCCCCGACTTCGCGCGGATCACGTCGACGACGCGTGCGGTGAGCGCGGTCGTGTCCGGCTGGGGTGCCTGA
- a CDS encoding TlyA family RNA methyltransferase, with translation MARRARVDAELVRRGLARSREHAQELIASGRVLISGAAATKPATAIEAGTPLRVVEVDNEVSWASRGAHKLLGALEAFGPRGLAVDGKRCLDAGASTGGFTDVLLHHGAREVVAVDVGYGQLVWRLQSDDRVHVVDRTNVRSIDAEQIGGPVELVVADLSFISLKLVLPAFVACVTDGADLIPMVKPQFEVGKDHVGSGGVVRDPELRVASVLDVAKTAASLGLRTVGAVASPLPGPSGNVEYFLWLRADVTPGTDDVPVESVEELIRTAVQEGPQ, from the coding sequence GTGGCCCGTCGAGCACGGGTGGATGCCGAACTCGTTCGGCGGGGGCTGGCCCGGTCCCGAGAACACGCGCAAGAACTCATCGCCTCCGGCCGAGTGCTGATCTCGGGTGCGGCAGCGACCAAACCGGCCACCGCCATCGAAGCGGGAACCCCGTTGCGGGTGGTCGAGGTAGACAACGAAGTGTCCTGGGCATCACGCGGCGCGCACAAGCTCCTCGGTGCGCTCGAAGCGTTCGGCCCCCGCGGACTCGCGGTCGACGGCAAGCGCTGCCTCGACGCCGGCGCGTCCACCGGCGGCTTCACCGACGTACTGCTGCACCACGGCGCGCGGGAGGTCGTGGCGGTGGACGTCGGGTACGGACAGCTGGTGTGGCGGCTGCAGTCCGACGACCGCGTCCACGTCGTCGACCGCACCAACGTGCGATCCATCGATGCCGAGCAGATCGGCGGACCGGTCGAACTGGTGGTCGCCGACCTGTCGTTCATCTCCCTGAAGCTCGTTCTCCCGGCGTTCGTCGCCTGCGTGACCGACGGCGCAGATCTGATTCCGATGGTGAAGCCGCAGTTCGAGGTCGGCAAGGATCACGTCGGCTCCGGCGGGGTCGTGCGTGACCCGGAGTTGAGGGTCGCCTCCGTACTGGACGTCGCGAAGACGGCAGCGTCGCTCGGACTGCGTACCGTCGGTGCGGTGGCCAGTCCGCTGCCGGGACCGTCGGGGAACGTCGAATACTTCCTGTGGCTCCGGGCGGATGTCACACCCGGGACGGATGATGTACCGGTCGAGTCGGTAGAAGAGTTGATCCGCACCGCGGTGCAGGAGGGACCACAGTGA
- the recN gene encoding DNA repair protein RecN produces MLAEIRIDNLGVISEASAQFHEGLTVLTGETGAGKTMVVTSLHLLSGARADAGRVRLGAPRAVVEGRFMTDEGSEHVERAVSRLLESTGAERDEDGTIIAVRTVGSDGRSRAHLGGRSVPAGVLSEFTDPLLTVHGQNDQLRLLRPDQQCAALDRFADKTVGPLVARYRKHRNEWMTARSELIERTGRTRELAQEADQLTFALNEIDGVAPTPGEDEAIVSEVRRLSELDSLRSAAEEAHAALAGGDVMDGDGGAAPALDLLSEARARIESATDPELDGLGPRLADAIAVVTDVSADLTTYLAGLPADPGALDSLLSRQAELKNLIRKYAADVDGVLEWADNARARLEKIDVSSDALAALTKQVEESAASTAEAASKLTAARVKAATKLAKAVSSELAGLAMGRAALEVTVRPRIAGPQDTAPLTVDGTELHAGSSGVDEVEFRLSAHSGAQSLPISKSASGGELSRVMLALEVVLAGSDSGATMVFDEVDAGVGGRAAVEIGRRLARLARTHQVIVVTHLPQVAAFADTHLVVDKVDDQDGVVSSGVHTLTDDERVVELARMLAGLDDTETGRAHAEELLATASAERSA; encoded by the coding sequence GTGCTGGCAGAGATCAGGATCGACAACCTCGGTGTGATCTCCGAGGCCTCGGCGCAGTTCCACGAAGGTTTGACGGTGCTCACCGGTGAGACCGGTGCGGGCAAGACGATGGTGGTGACGAGCCTGCACCTGCTCAGCGGTGCGCGGGCAGACGCGGGACGGGTGCGCCTCGGTGCGCCGCGCGCCGTCGTCGAGGGCCGGTTCATGACGGACGAAGGCTCGGAGCACGTCGAACGTGCCGTGTCCCGGCTGCTCGAATCGACCGGTGCCGAGCGGGACGAGGACGGCACCATCATCGCGGTCCGCACCGTCGGCAGCGACGGCAGGTCCCGCGCCCACCTGGGTGGGCGCAGTGTTCCGGCGGGCGTGCTGTCCGAGTTCACCGATCCGCTGCTCACGGTGCACGGGCAAAACGATCAGCTGCGGCTGCTTCGCCCGGACCAGCAGTGCGCCGCGCTCGATCGATTCGCGGACAAGACGGTCGGGCCGCTGGTCGCGCGGTACCGCAAACACCGCAACGAGTGGATGACCGCGCGATCCGAACTGATCGAACGGACCGGTCGGACCCGGGAACTCGCGCAGGAAGCCGACCAACTGACGTTCGCTCTCAACGAGATCGACGGCGTCGCCCCCACCCCGGGCGAGGACGAGGCGATCGTGTCGGAGGTCCGCAGGCTCAGCGAACTCGACTCGCTGCGGTCGGCGGCGGAAGAAGCACACGCAGCGCTCGCCGGCGGCGACGTCATGGACGGCGACGGCGGGGCCGCGCCCGCGCTGGACCTGCTGTCCGAGGCGCGGGCCCGGATCGAATCGGCCACCGACCCGGAACTCGACGGGCTCGGACCCCGCCTCGCCGACGCGATCGCAGTGGTCACCGACGTCTCCGCGGACCTCACCACGTATCTCGCCGGACTGCCGGCGGACCCGGGAGCGCTGGACTCTCTGCTGTCCCGGCAGGCGGAGCTGAAAAACCTCATCCGCAAGTACGCCGCCGACGTCGACGGCGTACTGGAATGGGCCGACAACGCCCGTGCGCGGCTCGAGAAGATCGACGTGTCCTCCGATGCGCTGGCCGCGCTGACGAAGCAGGTGGAGGAGTCGGCGGCGTCGACCGCGGAAGCGGCGTCGAAACTGACCGCGGCCCGCGTCAAGGCCGCGACCAAACTCGCCAAGGCCGTCAGTTCCGAACTCGCCGGTCTGGCAATGGGCCGGGCGGCGCTCGAGGTGACGGTCCGGCCCCGGATCGCCGGACCCCAGGACACGGCCCCGCTCACCGTCGACGGCACCGAACTCCACGCGGGATCTTCCGGCGTCGACGAAGTGGAGTTCCGGCTGTCGGCGCACAGCGGCGCGCAGTCACTGCCCATCAGCAAGAGCGCGTCCGGCGGTGAGCTCTCGCGCGTGATGCTCGCCCTCGAGGTGGTGCTCGCCGGGTCCGACTCGGGCGCGACGATGGTGTTCGACGAAGTCGACGCCGGCGTCGGTGGACGGGCGGCGGTCGAGATCGGCAGGCGGCTGGCCCGGCTGGCCCGCACGCACCAGGTCATCGTCGTCACGCACCTGCCGCAGGTCGCGGCGTTCGCGGACACCCACCTGGTAGTCGACAAGGTCGACGACCAGGACGGCGTCGTCAGCAGTGGCGTGCACACGCTCACCGACGACGAACGGGTCGTGGAGCTGGCCCGGATGCTCGCCGGCCTCGACGACACGGAGACCGGTCGCGCGCACGCGGAGGAGTTGCTGGCGACCGCCAGCGCCGAGCGTTCCGCCTGA
- the steA gene encoding putative cytokinetic ring protein SteA, whose amino-acid sequence MKMPALLSRNTETLPGVSGIARVDRNTAKLLRRVGPGDIVVLDELDLDRGTADALVKAGVLAVINASPSISGRYPNLGPEVIVANGILLVDSAGAEIFKSIKDGSKVRVNGGGVYSGERRIAKGDEQTEAEISDRMIEAKTGLVDHLEAFSGNTIEFIRTESPLLIDGVGVPDVDVDMKERHVVIVSDGPDHASDLKNLKPFIKEYSPILIGVGAGADVLKSAGYRPDLIVGDPEDITSATLKSGAEVVLPADQDGHAPGLSRIQDLGIGAMTFPASGSPSDLALLLADHHGASLIVTVGSTVSLDEFFDRGRRDSNPSAFMTRLKVGPKLVDAKAVATLYRSRVSGSAIALLVLAALVAVIVALVVSNVGGEALDWAVATWNSFALWVQGFFK is encoded by the coding sequence ATGAAGATGCCGGCACTGCTGTCACGTAACACCGAAACTTTGCCCGGGGTCAGCGGCATCGCCAGGGTGGATCGCAACACGGCCAAGTTGCTGCGCCGCGTCGGACCCGGTGACATCGTCGTTCTCGACGAGCTCGACCTCGACCGCGGAACCGCGGACGCCCTGGTGAAGGCCGGCGTTCTCGCAGTGATCAACGCGTCGCCGTCGATCTCGGGGCGGTATCCCAACCTCGGCCCGGAGGTGATCGTCGCCAACGGGATCCTGCTGGTGGATTCGGCGGGCGCCGAGATCTTCAAGAGCATCAAGGACGGCAGCAAGGTCCGGGTGAACGGGGGAGGTGTCTACTCCGGGGAACGGCGCATCGCCAAGGGCGACGAACAGACCGAGGCGGAGATCTCCGACCGGATGATCGAGGCGAAGACCGGTCTGGTCGACCACCTCGAGGCGTTCTCCGGCAACACCATCGAGTTCATCCGCACCGAGAGTCCGTTGCTGATCGACGGGGTCGGCGTGCCCGACGTCGACGTCGACATGAAGGAACGGCACGTCGTGATCGTGTCCGACGGCCCGGACCACGCGTCCGACCTGAAGAACCTCAAGCCGTTCATCAAGGAGTACTCACCGATCCTCATCGGCGTCGGGGCAGGCGCCGACGTCCTGAAGTCGGCGGGCTACCGCCCCGACCTCATCGTCGGCGACCCCGAGGACATCACCAGCGCGACGCTGAAGTCGGGCGCCGAGGTGGTGCTGCCCGCCGACCAGGACGGTCACGCACCCGGTCTGTCGCGCATCCAGGACCTCGGCATCGGGGCGATGACGTTTCCCGCGTCCGGGTCCCCGTCCGACCTGGCTCTGCTGCTGGCCGACCACCACGGCGCGTCGCTGATCGTCACGGTCGGCAGCACCGTCTCGCTCGACGAGTTCTTCGACCGCGGCCGCCGCGACAGCAACCCGTCGGCGTTCATGACCCGGCTGAAGGTCGGGCCGAAACTGGTGGACGCGAAGGCCGTGGCGACGCTGTACCGCAGCCGGGTGTCGGGCAGCGCGATCGCGCTGCTCGTCCTCGCCGCTCTCGTGGCCGTCATCGTGGCCCTGGTCGTGTCCAACGTGGGTGGTGAGGCACTCGACTGGGCCGTCGCGACGTGGAACAGCTTCGCGTTGTGGGTTCAGGGGTTCTTCAAGTGA
- a CDS encoding NAD kinase encodes MSGGSSGGQQREREILLVAHPGRAEITETARRVGKIFERAGIGMRVLVDEVDSTRIEPMDGMAADEFLVPGLEVTIVQAGPDAALGCEMVLVLGGDGTFLRAAELAQAASIPVLGINLGRIGFLAETEAEHLDEALGQVVRREYRIEHRMTLDVLVRVDDEIIERGWALNEASIENRSRLGVLEVVLEVDGRPVSAFGCDGVLISTPTGSTAYAFSAGGPVVWPELEALLVVPSNAHALFARPLVTSPESLIAVETVAGSHDGLVFCDGRRTLELPAGARVEVVRGKEPVRWVRLDSAPFADRMVRKFELPVTGWRGRKP; translated from the coding sequence GTGAGCGGGGGAAGCAGCGGCGGCCAGCAACGCGAGCGGGAGATCCTGCTGGTGGCGCATCCGGGTCGCGCCGAGATCACGGAGACCGCGCGGCGCGTCGGCAAGATCTTCGAGCGGGCCGGGATCGGAATGCGCGTCCTCGTCGACGAGGTCGACAGCACCCGCATCGAACCGATGGACGGCATGGCCGCCGACGAATTCCTGGTTCCCGGGCTGGAAGTCACCATCGTGCAGGCCGGCCCCGACGCCGCCCTCGGGTGCGAGATGGTGCTCGTCCTCGGCGGGGACGGGACGTTCCTGCGGGCGGCGGAACTCGCTCAGGCAGCGTCCATTCCGGTCCTGGGCATCAACTTGGGCCGGATCGGGTTCCTCGCGGAAACAGAGGCCGAGCACCTCGACGAGGCGCTCGGCCAGGTGGTGCGCCGCGAATACCGCATCGAACACCGCATGACACTGGACGTGCTGGTCCGGGTGGACGACGAGATCATCGAACGGGGCTGGGCGCTCAACGAGGCGAGCATCGAGAACCGGTCCCGGCTCGGTGTCCTCGAGGTGGTGCTCGAGGTCGACGGCAGGCCGGTGTCGGCGTTCGGCTGCGACGGCGTCCTCATCTCCACGCCCACCGGGTCGACGGCATACGCGTTCTCGGCGGGCGGCCCCGTCGTGTGGCCGGAACTCGAGGCGCTGCTGGTGGTCCCGAGCAACGCGCACGCATTGTTCGCGCGCCCCCTCGTGACGAGCCCGGAATCGCTGATCGCGGTGGAGACCGTGGCAGGCAGCCACGACGGCCTGGTGTTCTGCGACGGTCGCCGGACCCTCGAATTGCCCGCGGGCGCCCGCGTCGAAGTGGTGCGTGGCAAGGAACCCGTTCGGTGGGTACGACTGGATTCGGCGCCGTTCGCGGACCGGATGGTGCGAAAGTTCGAGCTGCCCGTCACCGGGTGGCGAGGAAGGAAGCCCTAG